From the genome of Salvia splendens isolate huo1 chromosome 7, SspV2, whole genome shotgun sequence:
CTTCATACTTTAAATGCCAATGGCCTATCACACAACCAACACACTTGCCAAAAGCATGATACTCTTAATGTGTACAAGACATGGTTTAACAAAACTTCCACTCAAGTTCGGGATGAGAAGATTATGAGATCAGCACAAGGACAACCTAACCAAGTTTAGGTTGTGACTTCAACGGATAACAGGACCGGGAAGTAAACAAACTTATGCAAACGAATATGTGGAATGGTATATCTAAAATGTTACTTCTAATTTCCATAGTAGTGCATCACTTTTTCTAGTATACAATAGCTATAAACTAACTTTGCTTGGCAATGTAACAAACCTGCACTATCTCCTTCTTTTTATGAACTTCTCCTTTAGGGAGTGGCACATATTCTTCTGCCTCGAGATCAAACTCAGTAGCAAAAGCATCACTCCTTCCAACCCTTTTAACAGCTCCACTATTTGCTTCAATGTATATAACATCACCAACAGCTACCTGCAGTTAGAGACACAGATCTTGCAGCTGAATCAGTTAACACCATAGAGATATTCATAATAAATGAAAAGGATGTGTTATTGTCATGAATGGTTTATCATTCATACAACATCCTTTAGAATCTTTATACTGCATTAGCAGATTAGTATGTAGATAGAGAACAACATTACTGAAATATAGCATCTCTAGGCACTAAAAATTATGTGAAAATTGGTATGATTATTAAAAGAAAGAACAAGTGAGGATAGGTCTATCTGAGACAAACCTTTTCCTTAATCAAGGCATCATATATTGTCGGATCTAACTTCAATTGTTTGGTTCCTTTTACAGTCTTCAATCCAATTATAACATGGCTGATACTTTTACCATAACCACCAGTCACACTTTCAGTTTCTTCTGGAGATAGTTCGGTAACCTGCAATATATAAAAGTTAGAAATCAAAAAAGCAAAAGTTGCAAAATAGCAGCGACTTATTTCAACATTCTTTTCTCATAACATGAGACTTGCCTCTCCTTCGTAAACTTCCTTGTTTTCTTTAATGCGGAGACCAATAGCTCGCCGAAAGTTTTCCATTAGAACCTCCGTCTTCTTTACTTCTGATGAATATACCTCTGATCCAACCATCGGGCAAAATGGAACCTGCATTTCATAAGACAAGTAATATGCCATACATCAACACCAGAGACAGCCAGATGCTACTTACAATGCATGAAACTAGATATGTAGAAGCTGCCGAATAAAAGACAACTAGACAAGTAAAATTTTTCAAGAGATGTTCTCATCGAAGAGCAATGGCAGATTGCAGAATGCCCTGATGTATTAATGCAAGTGTAAAGGTCAGAGAGGGAACTAAACTCAAGGAAAGCATTAATGCAAACAAAAGAAGATAGGAAAGACAATTGTGGCTACATAGATAGAGAATTTCCATTTACTTGTGAAACCCTAGTTTGAGAATTTCAGATTTCAAAGTGTAGAGCAAGTTCGATGTATATAAGATTAAAGGAATACAGGAGACAGGAGCAGTTATACACACCTTGCTACCAAGTTCTTGGGAAATTCCAAGAGCAAGCGCAGTCTTTCCAGTGCCAGGAGGACCAGCTAGTAAGAGGGCACGGCCAGCCATCTTCTTCTGTCGAATCATATCAACCACAAGGCCACCAGCTTCCCTTGCGGAATCCTGACCCACAAACCCAGCAGCCAAAGGTAATGCTTTTCCATCGGGCTGCCAACATATATTAACAATAAAATCAGTTAATGAAAAAAAGAGTGAACCAGATAAACCAAAACGTGACTATGTAAAGAAACCAAAATATCTACTCTCTCCCCACAAATTAAATGGGGTAAAGCTAATACAGCCCTAAAAATTGGGAGGAACAAACCCAGAGAAAAACCCTAGAGCTTATAAACCCCGGAAACCGTAGAAGGCTGAAACTTGTAAATTTGGGTAAACATAATAGTATTGACAATGGAAAGAAGTCCCAGTTGAGAAGAATATTGAAAAAGTTAACCTGGAGGCCAAGGCCTTTAATGTGAGTGTGAGTTGCGATTCTCTGTTTCTTTGTGGTTGATTGCACTTGTTCTATCTTCATTCCTTATTTCCTTCTCCTTTCTTTACGAGCTGAGCTCCCTTGCTCTCCCTCACACACTAAATTCTGTTTTCCTGCTAATTTCACACAATAAGCTTCTGCCGCTGTAGTAGACGTAGGGAGGGAGGCGGAGTTGGATGTGtagtttttgtttatttcaaaATAACACTAAAAAAAGTTTcagagaaaatgaaaaatgttcTATTTGGTGTTGGGCTGttcccgggcccgaggcccatGTGGTATAAATGCCGATCACATTATCCCTTCTGATTTCACTCTCTGTCTCGTAAGGCATTCCTTTTTTTGTTACTCctagtattttatttgatgtagtgttattttattAGTTGAATGAAGAGAAATAATAATGTTCCATTTAAGAATACAtctcaaaaataaatgaatCGTTTTATAGGGGACCAAGGGAGTATGTCACGCATCGGTCGAATTGCAAAATTAAATTCACGGATGATATGCAATTTCCTCCTGCTAAGTTTCGAATTGCGATTATAATTTGGTCAATAAAGCCTTTAATCATTTTTTGTATTTCCCAATTTTTATAAACTAATGAGATAATAACAAGAATTCATCAACCATTCTAGGAAGTATTTATCCCGAGAATGGGGTTTTCAATTCTCCTAACACATTGTATAAGTTCCAAAATCAAACAACACGCATTTGATCATTCCATATATATCTTCCAAACTATCTCCACCGCCCAATTGAGTGTTGAAGTGGTATCCtaatttgaacaaaatagatataCATTTCATTTCATCGCTAAAAAGCTTTTTTTCATGGCCTAATTCCTAGCATGAGACAGATCAATTGGTATCATACTGTAAGAAACTTCCATTTTCAGCTGCAACTGTTAACACCCATTCCCCTGGCACGAGGCCTAGAAATGAGGCGGTCTAGAATGTGGTAGCCCAACGTCGTTCTCTCCATCTGATGATCTCTACAATAACAGAAGCTCCACTCATCGCCACGCCAAATCCAGCAAATGTGGA
Proteins encoded in this window:
- the LOC121811329 gene encoding ruvB-like protein 1 → MKIEQVQSTTKKQRIATHTHIKGLGLQPDGKALPLAAGFVGQDSAREAGGLVVDMIRQKKMAGRALLLAGPPGTGKTALALGISQELGSKVPFCPMVGSEVYSSEVKKTEVLMENFRRAIGLRIKENKEVYEGEVTELSPEETESVTGGYGKSISHVIIGLKTVKGTKQLKLDPTIYDALIKEKVAVGDVIYIEANSGAVKRVGRSDAFATEFDLEAEEYVPLPKGEVHKKKEIVQDVTLHDLDAANARPQGGQDILSLMGQMMKPRKTEITDKLRQEINKVVNRYIDEGVAELVPGVLFIDEVHMLDMECFSYLNRALESSLSPIVIFATNRGICNVRGTDMTSPHGIPVDLLDRLAIIRTETYGPAEMIQILAIRAQVEELQIDEESLAYLGEIGQQSSLRHAVQLLSPSSIVAKMNGRDIICKADLEEVNSLYLDAKSSAKLLQEQQDRYIS